From the genome of Helicobacter pylori:
AGCGAATGTGGATTTTCTTTCTTTTAGCGCACACAAGTTTCATGGGCCTAAAGGCATTGGGGGGTTGTATATTAGAAGTGGGGTGGGATTAACCCCTCTTTTTCATGGCGGGGAGCATATGAATGGCAGGCGTAGCGGGACTTTGAATGTGCCTTATATTGTGGGCATGGGCGAAGCGATGAAATTAGCCGTAGAGCATTTAGACTATGAAAAAGAAGTGGTAGGGAAATTGCGCGACAAATTAGAAGAAGCGCTTTTGAAAATTCCTGATGTGATGGTGGTGGGGGATCGAGTCCATCGTGTGCCTAACACGACTTTAATCAGCGTGAGAGGGATTGAAGGAGAGGCCATGCTGTGGGATTTGAATCGCTCTAATATCGCCGCTTCCACAGGGAGTGCATGCGCGAGTGAGGATTTAGAGGCTAATCCTGTCATGGTGGCGATTGGAGCGAGTAAGGAATTAGCTCATACCGCTATCAGGCTTTCATTAAGCCGTTTTAACACGGAAGCTGAAATTGATAAAACGATTGAAGTTTTCTCTCAAGCGGCTACAAGATTGAGAAACATTTCAAGCTCTTATTAAAAAGAAAATATAAAGGAATTAAAATGGCAAAACATGATTTAGTGGGATCAGCCCTTTGGGACGCGTATTCTAAAGAAGTTCAAAGGCGCATGGATAACCCTACGCATTTAGGGGTCATCACCGAAGATCAGGCTAAGGCTAAAAACGCTAAGCTCATTGTAGCGGATTATGGCGCAGAAGCATGCGGTGATGCGGTGAGATTGTATTGGCTTGTAGATGAAAGCACGGATAAGATTGTTGATGCGAAGTTTAAAAGCTTTGGTTGCGGAACAGCGATCGCAAGCTCAGACATGATGGTGGAATTGTGTTTGAATAAAAGAGTCCAAGAGGCGGTAAAAATCACGAATTT
Proteins encoded in this window:
- a CDS encoding NifS family cysteine desulfurase, which translates into the protein MLQRIYLDNNATTRIDPKVKEIMDPFLRDHYGNPSSLHQFGTETHPAIAEALDKLYKGINARDIDDVIITSCATESNNWVLKGVYFDECLKKGKNHIVTTVAEHPAVRSTCNFLESLGVEVTYLPINEHGSITADQVKEAITEKTALVSVMWANNETGLIFPVEEIGAICKEKGVLFHTDAVQAIGKIPVDVLKANVDFLSFSAHKFHGPKGIGGLYIRSGVGLTPLFHGGEHMNGRRSGTLNVPYIVGMGEAMKLAVEHLDYEKEVVGKLRDKLEEALLKIPDVMVVGDRVHRVPNTTLISVRGIEGEAMLWDLNRSNIAASTGSACASEDLEANPVMVAIGASKELAHTAIRLSLSRFNTEAEIDKTIEVFSQAATRLRNISSSY